In Streptomyces sp. TLI_146, the genomic stretch CGTTCACCGCCGAGCAGCGTCGCCCCTGGCTCGCGTCCCACCCCGATCACGGCCGGCACCGGCTTCTCGTGGCCGAGGAGGGGGGAAAGGTCCTCGGCTACGCGACCAGCAGCCCGTTCCGCCCGAAGCAGGCGTACGAGACCTCCGTCGAGACCAGCGTGTACGTGGCGCCCGAGCAAGTGGGGCGCGGCGTGGGCGGTCTGCTGTACGCCTCGCTCTTCGAGGTGCTCGCGCACGAGGACGTACGCCAGGCCCTCGCCGGTATAGCCCTGCCCAACGAGGCGTCGCAGCGGCTCCATCTGCGCTTCGGGTTCCATCCCGTGGGGGTGTACCGGGAAGTCGGGCGGAAGTTCAGGAAGTTCTGGGACGTGGCCTGGTTCCAGCGGTCGCTGGCGCCAGACCCCGCCACACCCTGATCCTTTCCGTCAGATGCTGTTCGAGCTGGAGCGGCCGAAGAACTCGACTTCCGCGACGGCGACCTGCTTGTCGCCCGAGGCCGCGTAGGCCGACTCGATGGTGAAGCGGACCTTGACGGCCTCGCCGACGCGGAAGGAGCGGCGCTGGCCGCCCGCGCCCTGGTCGAGGGTGATGTCGCGGGTCGTGGTCTTCCCGTCCTTCAACGTCACCGTCGCCTTGATGCGGTGCGGCAGCGCCGACGCGCCCAGTTTGTCGGCGCGGGCCGAAACGCCGGGGGTGATGATCACGTCCAGGAGGCGGGTGGGCTCGGCGAAGGTGGCTTCGAGCCACTCGCCCTGGCCGGACTGCGACACACCGGGCCCCCACCAGGTGTTGCTCCGCTTGTCGAAGGCGAGCGTCGGCTGGTGCCCGGGGTAGGAGTGGGAGGCCCGGAAGCCGTCCGGGGCGACCGGGGCGCGCTTGGCGAAGTGGTCGCGCCCGGCCTGGACGCCGTCGGGGACGAAGATGACGGCGAGGACGACGAGGGTCAGGGCGACCGCGGCGGCCACCCAGGTGCCGATGCGGTCGAACACGCGGCGCAGCGGCGGCCGTTCACCGGCCCAGGGGGTGTCCCGCTGCCGGTCGAAGAGGCGGCGCCACCAGGGACGGCGGCCCGGGGGCTGCGCGGCGGCGTCCTCGCCCGCGAGCGGCATCGCGCAGCGGACGCAGAAGTGCCGGTCGGTGCGGTTGGGGGTGGCGCACCAGCGGCACGGCGGGCCGTTGCCGATGTCCTCGCTGAAGCCGGGGCCACGGACCTGCGGACGGTCGGCGTCGGGGCGGCCGGGCAGCACGGGCACGACGGCGGGCGGCGGGGCAGCGCTGGAAGTGTCCGGGTCGGCGACAGGGACGAGCAGGGAGCGGGCGCGGTCGCTCTCCGGGGAACTGTCCCGTGAACGTTCCCGTGAATAGTCCCGTGAACTGTCCGGCGAGCTGCCCGGTGAGTTGTCCGGCGCGTCCACGCCGGTGCCCGATGCCGGGACGGGAGCCACCGGGACGGTGGGCGCGGTGTCACCCGCGCCGGGAGCGGGTGGTGTGTTCCCGACGGTGGCGGGGCGGTTGCCTCCGTCCGCCGTCGCGTCGGTGGCGGGGCGGTCGCGCCCATCCACGGTCGCGTCGGTGGCGGGTGCCGAGTCCGGCATCCCCCGTCGGGCGGGCGCCGAGCCACCGGCGGCGCGCGGGCCGGAGTGGTCCGCGGCCTCCCGGGGGACGGCGGCGGCCGCGGGGCTGGACGTCCGGGCGCCTGCCCGGTCCCAGCCGAGTACGGCGCCGCAGGAGTCGCAGAAGGACTGGCCCGGTTCCGCGCGGGTTCCGCACTCGGCGCAGTGCTGCGTGGTCATCGCTGCGGTGTCCTTTCAGCGGTGGTTACTTCGACGGTGTACGGCATGTGGGCGGGGCGGGCCGCGGCGACGAGGGTGTCCAGGCGGTGGATGTCGGCCGGGACGGGGGCGGGCAGCCGGAGCGTGACGTGGAGGTGCGGGCGCGAGGTGCCGGGGAACGGGCCCAGAGGGCGCGCGTTCCAGTTGGCGCCGCCGCTCTCGGTGATGTCGGGCGTCACGCCGAACACGAGTCGTATCGCCTCTTCGAGGCCCCGCCGGGTGCCGCGTACCCGGTGCAGAGCGGCGGCCGCGGCGACGGCGGCGCGCAGCCGCGGCTCGGGCTCGGTGCCGTCGGTCTCGGCGCCGACCCAGGTGCCGAGCCACTGGGCGAAGTCGGCGGGGGTCAGGGCGGGGTCGAAGTAGGTGTCGAGGCAGTCGAGGACGTTGAGGATGGGGGCGAGGACGTCGTCGAGCCCGGCGACGAAGCGCTGGGCGAGGTCGTCGTCGGCGAACACGGCCGGGAGCATGGCACCGATGGGCGCGGAGGAACCCAGGCCGTCGACGGAGCCCCTGCCGCCGCTCATGCTCCGTCCCCGATGACACGCACACGGTGGTCGTAGGAGAAGACGAGGGACGGGGCGTCGAGGTCGATGCGGTCGGTGGGGTCGCCGCGTTTGCCGGTGAGGGGGTCGGCGGGGTGCAGGACGACCTCGTCGACGAGTTCGACACCGGGGACGCGTTGCAGGACGGCGAAGACCTCGCCGGACTGCACCGGGCGGCCGAAGGGCCAGCCGCGGCCGTCCGCGCCGCCGGTGAGCGGGTCGAGGTGGCGGTAGAGGGCGTCGTGGGCCTGGCGGCGTACGCGGTCGGTGTCGGTACCCCGGAAGGCGTGCACGGTGGCGACGACCGTGACGCCTTGGTAGTAGGGCGGGCCGACGGCCAGGCGCGTGCCGATGAGGCGGCGTTCGTCGAGGTGGCGGGTGATGCGGCCGAGCAGGTCGTCGCCGGGCACGAGCTGCTCGAAGCGGAGGCGGCCGCCGGGGTCGGGGACGGCCTGCGGGACGACCACGACTCGTACCGCGTAGGCGCCGTGTTCGCCCTCCTCGCCCTCCAGGCAGGTGATGCGGGCGGTCTCGGGGGCGGCGCGGCGGGCGAGTTCCTCGTAGTCGCGCAAGGTGACGGCCCGGTCCTGGGCGCGCAGGGTGATGGGCGCCCGGAGCTTGGCCTCCTCGACCGTCTCGCCGTCGACGCCGCCGCGGGCCGCCTCGCGGTTGACGACTTCGGCGACGTACGGGATGGAGGTGCGCAGCACCTGGACGGCGCCGCGGGCCACGTTGCCGGACCGGCCGCCGCCGGTGCGGTAGCGGCGGGCGCGGACCACGGCGCCCTTGGCGGCGACGGCTCCGTACTGACGCAGGCTGCCGTCGGGTTCGCGGACGGCGGGGCCGAAGGCGATCTCGCCGGTGGCGGCGTCCAGGGTGATGTGCCGGTCGTCGGGGCGGGAGGCGGCGAAGTGGGGGACGACCTTCCAGTCCTGCCAGCCGTCGTGCGCGGCGGTCTGGAGCAGCAGGGGCGGGTCGTCGGCGACGACGGGGGTGTGGGCCAGGCGCAGGCGCTGGCCGGGCAGGCCGGTGGATTCGCCGAGGGCCTCGTCGTACACCGTTTCGGCGTGCACGGCCCGGGTGGTGGCGCCGATGGTGTACGCCTCGGCGGAGCGGACGGTGGGCGTGGTGGTGTAGAAGGGCTGGCCGGGCCGGGGGTCGGTGACGCGGCAGCGCACCCAGCCGGCCTCCTGGCCGCCGGTGCGGGACAGGACGTGGCCGCCGGGGACGTGGAGGACGATGTCGCCGGGCCGGTTGAGGCCGCCGGTGCCGTCGCGGTCGACCTCGCAGGGCCGCCAGCCGTCCTCGGTCCACGCCTCCCACACCAGCGGCGGCTGACGGGGATCGACGCCGACGCCGTCCACGCGGCTGTCGAGTTCGAGCGCGAGGGCGCAGTGCGGGACGGCGGCGGTGAGACCCAGGAGCAGACAGTCGCCGGGCCGGGGCGACTCGGCGAAGCACGCCAGGTCCCGGCCCTCGACGAGGTCGGCGGTGCGGTCGGCGACGGGCTCGCCGTGGTGCTGGACCACCAGGCGGTCCAGCGCGCACGGGACGACGGTCAGATCGCGCTCGGTGGCGAAGACGACGGCCTCGTCGCGTTCGGTGCGCGTGGTGGAGACCTCGGTGCCCATCGGCACGGAGATGGGCTCCTCCTGCGGTGCGGACAGCCAGAAGGTGACGTCGGTACGGGCCGCGCCCGGCGGGAACAAGGTGATGCCGACCAGGTCGAGGAAGGCGAGGTGGTTCTTCTCCGGGACCCGGTTGAGGCGGTAGACGATCTGGTCGGCCATGTGCGCGACCGTCTCGATGAGGGTGACGCCAGGGTCCGAGACGTTGTGGTCGGTCCACTCGGGGGCGCGCTGCTGGATGTAGCGCTTGGCGTCGTCGACGAACTGCTGGAAGCGGCGGTCGTCGAGGTTGGGAGAGGGCAGGGACATCAGTGTTCGCTTTCGGGGAGGGTGCCGGGGCCGGCCGGTCCGCCGGGACCGTCCGAGGGACCCGGCACTCCGGGCTCCTCGTGGGAGGGGATGACGTAGAACGGGAAGACGAGGCTGCGCGGGTTGTTGGTGCCGCGGATCGAGTAGCGGACGTCGATGTACAGCACGCTCTGCTCGGCGCCGGCGGTGACCTCCACGTCATGGACCTCGATGCGCGGCTCCCAGCGGTCGAGGCTGATCAGGACCTCGTGCTGGATGCGGCCCGCGGTCTGCTCGTTGACCGGCGCGAAGACCAGGTCGTGGATGGCGCAGCCGAACTCGGGGCGCATCGGCCGCTCCCCCGGCGAGGTGGCCAGCACCAGCCGGATGGCCTCCTCCACCTCGCGCTCGCCGCTGACCAGGGCGATGCCGCCGGTGGGCCCGATGCGCAGGGGGAACGCCCAGCCGGACCCGACGAACTGTTCGGCCATCAGGGAATCGCCCTCTCTTTCCTGGGAACTGCCCGAGTCGCTGTCACGACGGCAGGGGGTAGGGCTTGCCGTTCACCATCACCGCGCCCTGGAGCAGGAGCGTGGCGGCCCGGATGCCGACGTTGGCGGTGGAGTTGATCATCAATCCGGCGCCGGCGGTGAACATGGCGGCGGCGCCCGCCTTGACGTCGACGAGGCCCGACGCCGAGATGCCGACCGCGCCGCCGAGGGATCTGACGCTGACCAGGCCGCTGCCCTGCATGCTGAGCGCTCCGCCGCTTCTGATGGTCACGTTGCGCCGGGCGCTCAGCGTCAGGTCGGTGCCCGCCCGCACCGACACCGAACGGCCGCCCTTGATGGTGACGGCACCCGCACTGTCCACGGTGATCTCGGTCTCGGTGCGGTCGAGGTTGATGGTCAGCTTGTCGTCGCCGGTGGCGACCAGCACACCCTGCTTGCGTCCGCCGCTCTGCTGGCTGAGCAGGTCGACACGGTTGCCCTTCCGGTCGGACAGGGTGTGCCGGGTGGCCTGCTTCTTCAGCCCGTGGTGCAGGGGCACGTCGTTCGCCGTCGGTTTGTCGCGGCCGTTGTAGAGCCCGCCGATCACGAACGGGTGGTCCAGGGCGCCCCGGTCGAAGGCGACGAGCACCTCGTCGCCCACGTCCATGGGGAAGACACCCCCGCCGCCCTTGCCCCCCAACTGCACGCTGCGCGCCCAGTCGCTGACGTACGAGTCGTCCAGCCACGGGAAGGTGAGCTTGACCCTGCCCTGCTCAAGGGGGTCCTGTACGTCGGTGACGACGGCGTTGACGACACCGGGCAGCCGCGCCCCCGAAGCCTCCGCGCCCGTCCCGCCGGACGCCAGTCCGTACAGGGAACGCCACTGGCGTCCACTGACGGTCACCCAGGACTCGTAGTGCTTGCCGTCGCCGAAGACGTGCCGGACCGAGGTCGCGGTGTACTTGCCCTCGAAGGGCCTGCCGACCCGGGAGAGCGCCACCGGCACGCCGGGCCGCAGCTTGGGGTTGCCCCGGACGGCCACCTCCAGTTCGGCGAACGACGAGGTGACGTCGGAGGCGAGGGCGTCGGCGGCGTGCCGGACCTCGGCCTGCTTGTCGTAGGGCACACCGGTCTCGACGCGCCGGGTGGCCTTGAACCTCTTCGCGATCCGGCCCGGGGTGGTGCCGATGGTGATGCCCGTGTCGGTGCTGACGTTCTGGGTCTCCTTGATCCTCTTCTTGGTGGTGACGTTCCAGCCGCGCGACTCGACCTTGCCCACCTGGTCGGCGGCGGTGACCGCGGCCCGCAGCCGCAGGATGTCGCGTTTGGCCCGCAGGACGAACGGGCTCGTGTCGCTGTCGGCCCGGGGCGAGGGCGCCCCGGAGGACGCCTTCGGCTTGACGAACTGGAAACGCCCCTCGGCATCCAGCGACATCACCATCTGGTTCTCGTCGGCGAGCCGGGCGAGGAAGTCCCAGTCGGTGACGTTGGGCTGGCTGATGAACTCGTACAGCGTGTCCGTCGACTGGATCTTGCCGATCCGCACCCCGTCCTGGACGGCGAGCGTGCGGGCGATGTCGGACGCCAGCTGGTTGCGGTAGGCGACGACCCGGCGCTGGCGCATCAGACGGTGGCCGTAGTCGTAGCCGCGGACGACCGTGTACGTGCCGGTGCCCTCGAAGTCGGCCTCCAGGCCGGTCACTTCTCCTGTCAGGAGCGGGTCGCCCTTGCCCCGGCCGTCGGCGATGGGCGTCAGCACCACCTCGGTGCCGAACTGCACCTTCAGCTTGTCCAGGACCAGCCGGCCGGGGTCGCGGAAGGTGAGCCGGAACGCGGCGGGCACCCCGGCCCCCTGGTCGACCCAGCCGTCGACGAGCAACGGGGCGACGTCCGGGGGCAGTTCCTTGCCGCCGATGGTGACATGGATGAGAGTGGAGAACGCGGGCTGCACCATCAGACGCGCACCTCCTCGGCGGCCGGCAGGACGAGTTCGGTGCCGGACCCGAGCCGGGACGGGTCGTCGATGCCGTTCGCCTCGGCGATCGCACGCCAAACGGTGGCGTCTCCGTATTCGCGCCAGGCCAGCGACGGCAGCGTGTCCCCGGCGACGACCCGGTGCACCCGCCGCGCGGTGAGCGCGCCCGAGGTCGGGTTCTGCCGCTTCGTCTTGGAGGGGATCTCGTGCAGCCGCATCTGGCAGGTGGCGCGGATGGGAACACCCGTGGTGCCGAACAGCGTGTACGAGGCCTCGACGGAGGAGACGTACGCGGTGAACCGGGCCGTGGAGAACGACCCCCACTCGAAGACCACCCAGGGCGGTGACGGCTGGTCGGCGAAGATGCTCGTGTCCGTGGTCTCGCAGCAGCTCAGCAGCGTCTCCACCTTCTTCAGGACCGTGTCGCCGGTCGGCTCGTCGGAGGAGTCGAGGAAGATCTCCAAGCTCATCTCGCGGGCCTCCGGGCCCAGGAACTCCGGTTTGGAACCGTCCCGTACGGCGGGGGCCACCGTGACGTGCCACTGGGCGCGGCGGCTGAGGGAGAGCTGCGCGGGGTTGAAGTCGAAGTCGAACGTCTCGATCAGCCCGCCGGGCGTGGTGCTGGTACCGAGCGGGGGCTCGTGGATGGCGAGGGTGGCGCGTACCAGGCTCTTGCCCGCGCCCTTGCCGCCCGCGCTCTTGCTGCTCTTGGCCATGCTCTCTTCCTCTGCGGTCCTGCGTCCTGTGGGCCCTCGGGCCGCCGTCAGTCGGTGAAGCCGTGGTGGGCGATCTCCAACACCTCCGTGGCGACGGCCGGACTCGCCGGGTCGAGCGTCGGTCCCTGCCAGCTGACGGGCAGGACGTCGATCAGCCCCCAGCGGGCGACCTGCGACCCGTCCGCCCGCAGCGCCGTGATCTGGGCGGTGGGTCGCTTGATCCCGGTCTGTACGGAGGAGATCCACTTGGCGACCTTGGTGGTGTCCGGGGTGAGGGGGCGGGTCAGCCGGATGGTGGAGAAAGTGACGCGGGTGGGCAGCGCCCACACGAAGCCGTTGTTGCCGCCCTCCTGCCGGTGCTCGATCTCCACCTGGGACGACAGGCCCTGGCACCCGTTGAAGTAGCCGAGGCTCTCGCCGTCGATGGCGAGGGTGAACCAGATGGTGGAGCCCGGGTCCTGACGGGGCATCGGGGTGAGCCTTTCTGTTCTGTCGTGGCCGAGGCCGTTTCTTTCGTGTTGCTTCGGGGCCGAGGCCGTTTCGCTGGTGCGGTCTGACCGGTCAGGGGCGGGGATCGCGGAGCCGGCCGATCCGCTCCCGGTCCATACGCAGTTCGGTACGGATCAGGCGGGTGATCCGCCCGATGATCCGGTGCACCAGCGCGTCGAGCTGGAACTCGGAGAGCGCGCGCGGGTCGAACCCGCCCGCGGGCACGGCTGCGTACCCGGGTGGCGGGTCAGCCGCCGCCGAAGACGCGGTGGCGGCTGCGTAGGAGGGCAGGCCGTCATCCGGTGTCGCGCTGTACGACGGCAGAGGGTCGGCCGACGGGGCGTGGCCGGTCGAGGAGCCGTGCAGGTGGCTCAGCGAGTCCGCCACGGTGGCCGCCGTGGCGGCGGCGAGCGCGCCGATGCTGTGGCCGGTACTCCGGCCACTACTCCGGCCGAACAGACGCTGGACCGTCGGCGCCGAGCTGCTGCCTGCGGGCGCCCCCGAGTCCGGTGCCGGTACGGGGGCGGAGTGGAGCGGGTGAGGTGGTGCCTGCGCGGGCGGAGTGAGGCCGGTGACGGGCAACGGGGTCCCGGTACCGACGGCACCGGGCGCGGATGGGCGACGAAGCGGCACGGTTTTCACGGTTTTTGGGAGTACGGGGCGGGCGCCGGGGGCGCGTTGGACCGGGGGGAGGTTGCCGCTGGAAGCGAGCGGGGCTGCCGGGGGCGTGGCAGGGGCGGGGTGGACGGGCGGCGGGGGCGACATGGGCAGGGAAGGGGCGATGCCGGGTGCGGGGGGCGGCGGCACCGCACCGCGGGTGGTGGGTGCGGCGGCTCGCTGGACCGGCGCGGGTGGACCGCCGTTGGCGTTACGGGTGCCGGGGCCCGGTGACGTACGCCGCCCGGCAAGCGGTGCGGTGTCGGCGGGCGGGGCGGAGAGGGGGGCGCCGAGGGGGGAGCGACGGGCCGGGGTGGAGCTGAGGGGAGCCGGAGGGGTGGCGGCCGGTCCTGGGGCGGGAGTCGGGGCCGGGTTCGCGGGCGGGGTGGCGGGGCGGGCCGCGCTCGGGGTGGTGGCGGCCGACCTCGACACTACGGGGGCGCCGAGGCCCGCACGGGCTGCCGACGTGCTGCGCTGGACCTGGCGTACGGAAGTGGAGTGGCGGGGGGCGGAGTTGCCGGTCGTCGGTCCCGGCTGGGAGCTGGGGGTGGACGGGGTGGCGCCCGGGAGCGACGACGGAACCGAAGGGGCTGGGGAGGCGACGGGGCCTGCGGGCGGGCGCGTCGTGGAGCGCTGAACCGGAGGGGTCGCGGGGCCCGGGGGGCGGGCGGGAGTGTCGGTGTGCGGAGCCGTACCGGAAGTCGCCGGATCCGGGGCGGAGGGCGCGCGGCGCGTCTGTGACGTCCGCGCCTTTTGCTCCAGGGAGGGCTGCGTCGGCTCCGGTCGGCGGCCGGGGGATTCTGCCTGTCGCTGCACGGTGTCCTTCAGGCCGCCGGTCGCGCGGGGCGAACGGCCGCGGGCCGACGGCTTGTTCGACGCAGACGGCTGCACCGGCCCTTCGACCCTGGTGCCCAGCGGCGCAGGGTCGGACGCGGGAGCGGACTGGCTCCGGGGGCCGACAGGGTGGGCTGACGAAGGCCCGGTGCCCGACGGCCGGTCGGTGCCGGACGCCCCTCCCCCGCCGGAGCTCGGCGCAGCCGTCTGCGGGGACACCGCCCGCTGGACCGGCGCGGGCGGCATCGGTGCACGCGGCGCGTCGGGACCCGCACCGGCCGAGCCACTGGCGTCACGCGCCCCACGTCCCCCAGTAGGGGAGTCGGCGTCGCCGCCCCCGCTCCCGGCGGACTTCCCGGGGGCGGCGGGGCGGTCGGCCTTACGGCCGGCACGGGGCGCAGGCGCCGGGCGGTCGGCGGCGAGACCGTCGTCGGGCAGCACGCCGTCAAGGTCGGCCATGGGCGCGGGCGTCGGCGTACGCCGGGGCGCCGGAGAGGGGCGGGAGTCGGACGGCTCGGCAGGCCCGGTCGGGGAGGTCGATGCGGGGCTCTGCGCCGAAGACGACCGCTGTACGGCCGGGTTGCCCGTCGCCGTATAAGAGTTGGGGGCAGACGCCGAGCCGCCGCCGGACGGGTTCGCGGGGCGTATCGGGGCAGGGCGAGCGCCGGGTCCGGTCGGCGCGGTCCCGCGTGCGGGCACCGAACGCTGCACCGGGGCGCCCGGTGAAGTACCCAACCCGGGGCCGGGCGCGGCGGTCTGGCCGTCGGGCGTACGCGCGCCGGATCCCGCATCGGGACGCGGACCACCCGCAGTCGGCGCGGGGCCACGCGCGGGCACACCGCCCTCAACCTGGGCCCCCGGCGACGCACCTAACCCGGAGCCAGGCGCAGCACTCCCGCCGCCGGACGTACGCACGCCAGATCCCGCATCGCGGCGCGCACCGCGCACGGTCGGCGCGGGCACCCCGCCCTCAACCTGGGCCCCCGGCGACGCACCCAGCCCGGAGCCAGGCGCAGCACTCCCGCCGCCCGACGTACGCACGCCGGGCCCCCCATCGGGACGCGAGCCACCCGCAGTCGGCGCGGGACCAGGCGCGGGCACCCCACCCTCGCCCCGGCCGCCCCGCTCCCCTACCTCACGCACACCCCGGCCGCCGGACGGATTCACCACAGGTACCGGATCAGCACCAGCCGTCGCGGCGGTCCCGGACCCCTGCTCGGGCACCGCTCGCTGCACCGGCCGACCGGCCTCCGCCGGGACACCCGCGGGCGCGGACGAACCCGTCGCGGGCTCGACGGGGACAGGCCTCGGCGAGGCCGGGGCCGTTCGGTCGTCGTCGGTGGTGGGCTGTGCCGCTGCGGAAGGTCCGGGCTCGGCAACCGTGGTCCGCCGGGTGGCGGGCAGGGCGCGGCGCTGTACGGCCGCTGCCTCCGTCGGAGCCTTGGTCAGGGTGGGCCGGGGCGTGGGCAAAACAGTGGGCGCGGGTGTCGCTCGAATGCCTCCGGTGGCCCGGGGCCGTGTGTTCGCCGGTGCCGTGGGGGAACCTGTCCGTGTCGCACGCTGGACCGACCGGGGCATGGGTGCGGCGGCCGCGCCCGGCCCCACCGCCGTGGGTGCGGAGGGCGTG encodes the following:
- a CDS encoding GNAT family N-acetyltransferase, whose translation is MTSEVEGASVSARIRAGGEDDLEELTRIYNHYVVSTPITFDIEPFTAEQRRPWLASHPDHGRHRLLVAEEGGKVLGYATSSPFRPKQAYETSVETSVYVAPEQVGRGVGGLLYASLFEVLAHEDVRQALAGIALPNEASQRLHLRFGFHPVGVYREVGRKFRKFWDVAWFQRSLAPDPATP
- a CDS encoding LysM peptidoglycan-binding domain-containing protein — its product is MAKSSKSAGGKGAGKSLVRATLAIHEPPLGTSTTPGGLIETFDFDFNPAQLSLSRRAQWHVTVAPAVRDGSKPEFLGPEAREMSLEIFLDSSDEPTGDTVLKKVETLLSCCETTDTSIFADQPSPPWVVFEWGSFSTARFTAYVSSVEASYTLFGTTGVPIRATCQMRLHEIPSKTKRQNPTSGALTARRVHRVVAGDTLPSLAWREYGDATVWRAIAEANGIDDPSRLGSGTELVLPAAEEVRV
- a CDS encoding putative baseplate assembly protein, whose amino-acid sequence is MSLPSPNLDDRRFQQFVDDAKRYIQQRAPEWTDHNVSDPGVTLIETVAHMADQIVYRLNRVPEKNHLAFLDLVGITLFPPGAARTDVTFWLSAPQEEPISVPMGTEVSTTRTERDEAVVFATERDLTVVPCALDRLVVQHHGEPVADRTADLVEGRDLACFAESPRPGDCLLLGLTAAVPHCALALELDSRVDGVGVDPRQPPLVWEAWTEDGWRPCEVDRDGTGGLNRPGDIVLHVPGGHVLSRTGGQEAGWVRCRVTDPRPGQPFYTTTPTVRSAEAYTIGATTRAVHAETVYDEALGESTGLPGQRLRLAHTPVVADDPPLLLQTAAHDGWQDWKVVPHFAASRPDDRHITLDAATGEIAFGPAVREPDGSLRQYGAVAAKGAVVRARRYRTGGGRSGNVARGAVQVLRTSIPYVAEVVNREAARGGVDGETVEEAKLRAPITLRAQDRAVTLRDYEELARRAAPETARITCLEGEEGEHGAYAVRVVVVPQAVPDPGGRLRFEQLVPGDDLLGRITRHLDERRLIGTRLAVGPPYYQGVTVVATVHAFRGTDTDRVRRQAHDALYRHLDPLTGGADGRGWPFGRPVQSGEVFAVLQRVPGVELVDEVVLHPADPLTGKRGDPTDRIDLDAPSLVFSYDHRVRVIGDGA
- a CDS encoding GPW/gp25 family protein gives rise to the protein MAEQFVGSGWAFPLRIGPTGGIALVSGEREVEEAIRLVLATSPGERPMRPEFGCAIHDLVFAPVNEQTAGRIQHEVLISLDRWEPRIEVHDVEVTAGAEQSVLYIDVRYSIRGTNNPRSLVFPFYVIPSHEEPGVPGPSDGPGGPAGPGTLPESEH
- a CDS encoding VgrG-related protein, which gives rise to MVQPAFSTLIHVTIGGKELPPDVAPLLVDGWVDQGAGVPAAFRLTFRDPGRLVLDKLKVQFGTEVVLTPIADGRGKGDPLLTGEVTGLEADFEGTGTYTVVRGYDYGHRLMRQRRVVAYRNQLASDIARTLAVQDGVRIGKIQSTDTLYEFISQPNVTDWDFLARLADENQMVMSLDAEGRFQFVKPKASSGAPSPRADSDTSPFVLRAKRDILRLRAAVTAADQVGKVESRGWNVTTKKRIKETQNVSTDTGITIGTTPGRIAKRFKATRRVETGVPYDKQAEVRHAADALASDVTSSFAELEVAVRGNPKLRPGVPVALSRVGRPFEGKYTATSVRHVFGDGKHYESWVTVSGRQWRSLYGLASGGTGAEASGARLPGVVNAVVTDVQDPLEQGRVKLTFPWLDDSYVSDWARSVQLGGKGGGGVFPMDVGDEVLVAFDRGALDHPFVIGGLYNGRDKPTANDVPLHHGLKKQATRHTLSDRKGNRVDLLSQQSGGRKQGVLVATGDDKLTINLDRTETEITVDSAGAVTIKGGRSVSVRAGTDLTLSARRNVTIRSGGALSMQGSGLVSVRSLGGAVGISASGLVDVKAGAAAMFTAGAGLMINSTANVGIRAATLLLQGAVMVNGKPYPLPS
- a CDS encoding zinc ribbon domain-containing protein; its protein translation is MTTQHCAECGTRAEPGQSFCDSCGAVLGWDRAGARTSSPAAAAVPREAADHSGPRAAGGSAPARRGMPDSAPATDATVDGRDRPATDATADGGNRPATVGNTPPAPGAGDTAPTVPVAPVPASGTGVDAPDNSPGSSPDSSRDYSRERSRDSSPESDRARSLLVPVADPDTSSAAPPPAVVPVLPGRPDADRPQVRGPGFSEDIGNGPPCRWCATPNRTDRHFCVRCAMPLAGEDAAAQPPGRRPWWRRLFDRQRDTPWAGERPPLRRVFDRIGTWVAAAVALTLVVLAVIFVPDGVQAGRDHFAKRAPVAPDGFRASHSYPGHQPTLAFDKRSNTWWGPGVSQSGQGEWLEATFAEPTRLLDVIITPGVSARADKLGASALPHRIKATVTLKDGKTTTRDITLDQGAGGQRRSFRVGEAVKVRFTIESAYAASGDKQVAVAEVEFFGRSSSNSI
- a CDS encoding phage tail protein: MSGGRGSVDGLGSSAPIGAMLPAVFADDDLAQRFVAGLDDVLAPILNVLDCLDTYFDPALTPADFAQWLGTWVGAETDGTEPEPRLRAAVAAAAALHRVRGTRRGLEEAIRLVFGVTPDITESGGANWNARPLGPFPGTSRPHLHVTLRLPAPVPADIHRLDTLVAAARPAHMPYTVEVTTAERTPQR
- a CDS encoding phage tail protein, whose protein sequence is MPRQDPGSTIWFTLAIDGESLGYFNGCQGLSSQVEIEHRQEGGNNGFVWALPTRVTFSTIRLTRPLTPDTTKVAKWISSVQTGIKRPTAQITALRADGSQVARWGLIDVLPVSWQGPTLDPASPAVATEVLEIAHHGFTD